One genomic window of Danaus plexippus chromosome 23, MEX_DaPlex, whole genome shotgun sequence includes the following:
- the LOC116774664 gene encoding ABC transporter G family member 20, with the protein MAAPAVVVERAYKYYGKQDKPSFKPVLQYLDMTVEKGIIYGLLGPSGCGKTTLLSCIVGRRKLDSGEVWVLGGRPGEKGSGVPGPRVGYMPQDIALVAEFSVRDAVYYFGRIYGMKPKKLQEQFEFLTRLLELPKGGRLIKSLSGGQQRRVSLAAALVHEPELLILDEPTVGLDPVLRERIWEFLAELARGGTTVIITTHYIDETKQAHKIGLLRDGQLLDEDSPEEILRRYNCNNLEDAFLKMAMRQTEMKHRRRPTLTASPDVIPESSIVNDSRYQSREEFNVVTSSTDALTKKQKPQHIPSNSKGRYKAVFIKSIQQFSRHPGGLIFSVLFPIIQVVAFFLAVGHDPRDLHVAVVNYEAATSPLGIDVCKNGSLTTVIQREDETCEQYMLSCWFLEEMEKRKLYPTTYNSTEEAKQAVATRKLYGAIRFPSNFSLALGIRAAEGFVGDSILNDSTISVWLDMTDHQISHFIKMQLHKAYEHFARRTMAACGKNEDLVQIPVRFEEPIYGSMNTEVVAYMAPGVMVTIIFFLAAIITSTLMISDRLEGVWERSAVAGVRPKEMLHVHITLQSMVILVQTFEMMIVAFMGYKLPFNGSLWTCGALLFLQGLGGMCYGFLLSVLCSSFTVSFFIATGSFYPMILLCGILWPLEGMPEALRLFSLALPFTLPSISLRDMMEKGSSITSPSVYTGFLITLGWIFGTLALCFLRLRFRKT; encoded by the exons ATGGCGGCACCAGCCGTAGTTGTGGAGCGGGCTTACAAGTATTATGGCAAACAGGACAAGCCCAGCTTCAAACCAGTCCTGCAGTACTTGGACATGACCGTGGAAAAAGGAATTAT ATATGGCCTGCTTGGACCCTCTGGATGTGGAAAAACAACACTTCTCTCATGCATAGTCGGCAGACGAAAACTCGACAGTGGTGAAGTTTGGGTGCTGGGAGGAAGACCAGGGGAGAAAGGCAGCGGAGTTCCCGGGCCTCGAGTGGGATATATGCCTCAG GATATCGCTCTTGTTGCGGAATTTTCAGTACGGGATGCTGTATACTACTTCGGTAGGATCTATGGGATGAAGCCAAAGAAACTCCAAGAACAGTTTGAATTTCTGACTAGATTGCTAGAGCTCCCAAAAGGCGGTAGACTCATCAAATCACTTTCCGGAGGGCAGCAACGGCGGGTCTCGCTGGCCGCTGCACTGGTCCACGAGCCTGAACTTCTCATTCTGGATGAGCCCACAGTTGGACTGGATCCGGTCTTAAGAGAACG GATCTGGGAATTTCTGGCTGAGCTGGCGAGAGGTGGTACAACAGTCATCATCACCACTCACTACATTGATGAAACGAAACAAGCGCACAAG ATTGGTCTTCTCAGAGACGGTCAGCTATTAGACGAAGATTCTCCCGAGGAGATCCTCCGAAGATACAATTGCAATAACCTTGAAGATGCCTTCCTTAAGATGGCGATGCGACAAACTGAAATGAAACACCGAAGACGACCTA CTCTCACAGCTTCTCCAGATGTTATACCTGAGAGCAGCATAGTTAATGACAGTCGATACCAATCAAGAGAAGAGTTTAATGTAGTAACTAGTAGCACCGAC GCTCTAACTAAAAAACAGAAGCCACAGCACATTCCGAGCAATTCAAAAGGCAGATACAAAGCagtgtttattaaaagtatacaaCAGTTTTCCAGGCATCCTGG GGGACTAATATTCTCGGTGCTATTCCCCATCATCCAAGTAGTCGCATTCTTCCTCGCCGTGGGTCATGACCCTCGTGATCTACACGTTGCTGTCGTCAATTACGAAGCTGCTACGTCACCAT TGGGTATAGATGTGTGTAAGAATGGAAGTCTAACAACTGTGATACAGAGGGAGGACGAGACATGCGAACAATATATGCTGAGCTGCTGGTTTCTGGAGGAAATGGAAAAACGAAAATTGTATCCT ACGACATATAACTCGACCGAAGAAGCAAAACAAGCTGTAGCAACTCGCAAGCTATATGGAGCGATCCGTTTCCCTTCCAACTTCAGCTTAGCGCTTGGGATACGAGCTGCTGAAGGTTTCGTGGGAGACAGCATCCTCAACGACAGTACTATCAGCGTTTGGCTGGATATGACcg accATCAAATATCACACTTTATAAAGATGCAACTTCACAAAGCTTACGAACACTTCGCTCGTCGTACCATGGCTGCTTGCGGAAAGAATGAAGACCTCGTGCAG ATTCCGGTGAGATTTGAAGAACCCATTTACGGATCGATGAATACTGAGGTCGTTGCTTACATGGCTCCGGGGGTAATGGTCAC tataatctTCTTTCTGGCTGCGATAATTACGTCGACTCTTATGATCTCCGACCGTCTTGAGGGTGTGTGGGAGCGAAGCGCGGTTGCCGGAGTCCGACCCAAGGAGATGTTGCATGTTCATATTACTTTACAGAGCATGGTCATTCTTGTACAG aCATTCGAGATGATGATTGTAGCGTTTATGGGCTACAAGTTGCCATTTAACGGCTCCTTATGGACGTGTGGCGCGCTGCTTTTCCTCCAGGGCCTCGGAGGAATGTGCTATGGCTTCCTTTTGTCTGTATTATGTTCCAGCTTTACTGTCTCTTTCTTTATAGCAACCGGCAGCTTCTATCCAATGATATTGCTCTGTG gtATTCTCTGGCCTCTGGAGGGTATGCCAGAAGCACTACGACTCTTCTCTTTGGCGCTGCCCTTCACTCTACCTTCAATATCGTTACGAGATATGATGGAGAAAGGTTCATCCATCACCAGCCCAAGCGTTTACACCGGATTTTTGATAACTTTAGGGTGGATTTTCGGTACTCTAGCGTTATGTTTCCTGAGACTAAGGTTTCGAAAgacttaa